The sequence CACGAGTGAGAGCGCGAGGTCGATGTGGGCGAACGCGGCGCCGGCGGTGACGAGGTTCCCGTCGACCACGACCATGGTGTCGAGATCGAGGGCGACGGTCGGATAGCGCTTCAGGAACTCCGGCCCCAGGAACCAGCTGGTCGTCGCCCGCCGATGATGCATCCGTCCGGTCTCGGCGACGGCGAACACGCCGGTGCACGCCGCGGCGATCCGGGTGGTCGCCTCGTCGAGGCGCCCGAGCGAGGCGATGACCGAACGAGCATCTCGGCTCTGGAGGGCGTCGTGGGTAGCGGCGGCCGTGAGGGTTCCAAGCGCAGGGACGACGACCACGTCGAACTCTGCGGACTCCGACAGCGGGTGGTCCACCGACAGGGTCATCGATGTTGTCGTGGTCACTCGCCGTTTCGGTCCGAGGATGGCGAGTTCGATCGGGTCGATCCGCGGGTCGACATCGCTGCGGGCTCCGTCGGCCACCCGCACGATGTCGATGATCGACGCGACAGCCGAACCGAAGCAGCCGTCGATCGCGATCAGTCCGATACGCATGGCGTGAACAATAGCAATACTGTCGTATACGCCACTTCTCACATGCCCTTGCTCGTCATACGCTGAACTCGCTTCACCAAGAAACCTC is a genomic window of Ruania zhangjianzhongii containing:
- a CDS encoding GlxA family transcriptional regulator, whose protein sequence is MRIGLIAIDGCFGSAVASIIDIVRVADGARSDVDPRIDPIELAILGPKRRVTTTTSMTLSVDHPLSESAEFDVVVVPALGTLTAAATHDALQSRDARSVIASLGRLDEATTRIAAACTGVFAVAETGRMHHRRATTSWFLGPEFLKRYPTVALDLDTMVVVDGNLVTAGAAFAHIDLALSLVRSISPDLAQRVAKLLIIDERPSQAAFVAYEHLRHEDPIVVEFERFVRARLDEPFNVAFVAQSLGTSRRTLERRVRAALNLTPLGFVQRLRTERARHLSATTDLTSAEIALRVGYANAETLRSLLRRERRRS